One region of Roseovarius faecimaris genomic DNA includes:
- the lipA gene encoding lipoyl synthase, with protein MRDLKIPEQRHPEKQRRPDSPRLKKPDWIRVKAPVGKGYQDTHKIMREHKLVTVCEEAGCPNAGECWNQGHATMMIMGEVCTRACSFCNIATGKPAEGLDAFEPGRVADAVQKLGLNHVVVTSVDRDDIEDGGAAHFAQTIRAIRHRSPETTIEILTPDFLHCDPCVLEVVVEARPDVFNHNLETVPGLYPAVRPGARYFHSLRLLQRVKEMDPMMFTKSGIMVGLGETRQQVHQVMDDMRAAGIDFLTIGQYLQPTPKHHPVDRYVHPDEFAAYEKAAYGKGFLMVSATPLTRSSYHAGDDFARLRDARQAKHG; from the coding sequence GTGAGAGACCTCAAAATCCCGGAGCAGCGTCACCCGGAAAAACAGCGCCGTCCCGACAGCCCGCGACTGAAGAAACCCGACTGGATCAGGGTCAAGGCGCCGGTCGGCAAAGGCTATCAGGACACGCACAAGATCATGCGCGAGCACAAGCTGGTGACGGTCTGCGAAGAGGCGGGCTGCCCCAATGCGGGCGAGTGCTGGAACCAGGGTCATGCGACGATGATGATCATGGGCGAGGTCTGCACGCGGGCCTGTTCCTTCTGCAATATCGCGACGGGCAAGCCGGCCGAGGGGCTGGATGCGTTCGAGCCGGGGCGCGTGGCCGATGCGGTGCAGAAGCTGGGGCTGAACCATGTGGTGGTGACCTCCGTCGACCGCGACGATATCGAGGATGGCGGGGCGGCGCATTTTGCCCAGACCATCCGCGCCATCCGGCATCGCAGCCCGGAGACCACGATCGAGATTCTGACGCCGGATTTCCTGCATTGCGACCCGTGCGTGCTGGAAGTGGTCGTTGAGGCGCGGCCCGATGTGTTCAACCACAACCTTGAAACCGTGCCGGGCCTCTATCCGGCGGTGCGCCCGGGCGCGCGCTATTTCCACAGCTTGCGGCTGTTGCAGCGGGTCAAGGAAATGGACCCGATGATGTTTACCAAATCGGGCATCATGGTGGGGCTGGGTGAGACCCGGCAACAGGTGCATCAGGTGATGGACGACATGCGCGCGGCGGGCATCGATTTTCTGACGATCGGGCAATACCTGCAACCGACGCCCAAGCATCACCCGGTTGACCGTTATGTGCATCCCGATGAGTTTGCGGCCTATGAGAAGGCGGCCTATGGCAAGGGGTTCCTGATGGTCTCGGCCACGCCGCTGACACGGTCGAGCTATCACGCGGGCGATGATTTTGCCCGGCTGCGCGACGCGCGGCAGGCCAAGCACGGATAG
- a CDS encoding YcbK family protein, producing the protein MTEFSSLSMTRRGVLGAFAATTIAAAPTFSNAAGLLRGAGDIRRIRMTSPRTGEKIDTIYWIEGSYIKDAVKEITLFMRDWRTNDVRNIDIRTIDIMAAAHNLLDAHEPYMLLSGYRSPKTNAMLRSRSRGVAKNSRHMKGEAADLRLSSRSVNQMFRAAAACRGGGVGRYSGSNFVHMDCGPVRTWGS; encoded by the coding sequence ATGACGGAATTTAGCTCGCTGAGCATGACGCGGCGTGGGGTTTTAGGGGCATTCGCAGCCACCACAATCGCAGCCGCTCCAACTTTTTCAAATGCAGCAGGGTTGCTTCGCGGTGCAGGCGATATTCGCCGCATCCGGATGACATCGCCGCGCACCGGTGAAAAGATAGACACGATCTACTGGATCGAAGGCAGCTACATCAAGGACGCCGTGAAAGAGATCACCCTCTTCATGCGCGACTGGCGCACCAATGACGTGCGCAACATCGACATTCGCACCATTGATATCATGGCTGCAGCCCATAACCTGCTGGACGCGCACGAACCCTATATGCTGCTGTCCGGCTACCGCAGCCCCAAGACCAACGCGATGCTGCGCTCGCGCTCGCGCGGGGTCGCCAAGAATTCCCGCCATATGAAGGGCGAAGCGGCCGATCTGCGGCTCAGCTCGCGCTCGGTCAATCAGATGTTCCGCGCCGCTGCCGCCTGCCGTGGCGGGGGCGTCGGCCGTTATTCGGGGTCCAACTTCGTCCATATGGACTGTGGCCCGGTCCGCACCTGGGGCAGCTAA
- a CDS encoding L,D-transpeptidase family protein encodes MILGLSRAGLRGVALAVTVAVAQFAGPAPVAAGVTAFKQAVAEAASSDRDVADFYRENNYEPVWTGADEDDAARRQALFLALSGAQAHGLPLNRYDADALYAMLRDVGSPRDRGLAEVALTKTFLRFAQDLRSGALIPAEVVRDIKREVTYDDRTKTLERLSRENPRAFFRSLTPGTTEYARLMKEKARLEHLITQGGWGPTVQAKSLEPGDTGTAVFALRNRLIAMGYLRRSASASYDGLMQKAVQQFQEDHGLNTDGVAGATTMKQINVSAEERLKSVIVAMERERWFNKRRGYRHVLVNLTDFSARIVENDRIAFATRAVVGKNVSDRRSPEFSDVMEFMVINPTWNVPRSIATKEYLPMMKRNPNAAGHLRLYDSRGRVVNRANINFAAYTARNFPYAIKQPPSSRNALGLVKFMFPNKYNIYLHDTPQKSLFARDVRAFSHGCIRLQQPFEFAYELLSKQTDDPEGLFHSKLRTGAETKVDLEQPLPVHIMYRTAFIDAKGRAQYRDDVYGRDALIWQALEREGVSLPDIQG; translated from the coding sequence ATGATTTTGGGATTGAGCCGGGCTGGGCTGCGGGGCGTGGCGCTGGCTGTGACTGTGGCAGTGGCCCAGTTTGCCGGGCCTGCGCCGGTGGCGGCCGGGGTGACGGCGTTCAAGCAGGCGGTGGCGGAAGCCGCATCGAGCGACCGCGATGTTGCTGATTTCTATCGGGAAAATAATTATGAGCCGGTCTGGACCGGCGCGGATGAGGATGATGCGGCCCGGCGTCAGGCGCTGTTTCTGGCGCTGTCGGGGGCACAGGCGCATGGGCTGCCGCTGAACCGCTACGATGCCGATGCGCTCTATGCGATGCTGCGCGATGTGGGCAGCCCGCGCGACCGCGGCCTGGCCGAAGTGGCGCTGACCAAGACCTTTCTGCGGTTCGCGCAGGATCTGCGCAGCGGGGCGCTGATCCCGGCCGAGGTGGTGCGCGATATCAAGCGCGAGGTCACCTATGACGACCGCACCAAGACGCTGGAGCGTCTGAGCCGCGAAAACCCGCGCGCGTTTTTCCGCTCATTGACCCCCGGTACGACCGAATATGCCCGCCTGATGAAAGAAAAGGCGCGGCTGGAGCATCTGATCACCCAAGGTGGGTGGGGCCCGACCGTGCAGGCCAAATCGCTGGAGCCGGGCGATACCGGGACGGCGGTCTTTGCCCTGCGCAACCGGCTGATCGCCATGGGCTATCTGCGCCGCAGCGCCTCGGCCAGCTATGACGGGCTGATGCAGAAGGCGGTGCAGCAGTTTCAGGAGGATCACGGTCTGAACACCGACGGGGTGGCCGGTGCGACCACGATGAAGCAGATCAATGTCAGCGCCGAGGAGCGGCTGAAATCGGTCATCGTGGCGATGGAGCGCGAACGCTGGTTCAACAAGAGGCGTGGCTATCGGCATGTGCTGGTGAACCTCACAGATTTCAGCGCGCGCATTGTCGAGAATGACCGCATCGCCTTTGCCACCCGCGCGGTGGTGGGCAAGAATGTGAGCGACCGGCGCAGCCCGGAATTTTCCGACGTGATGGAATTCATGGTGATCAACCCGACCTGGAACGTGCCGCGGTCGATCGCCACGAAGGAATACCTGCCGATGATGAAGCGCAACCCAAACGCGGCGGGGCATCTGAGGCTCTATGACAGCCGTGGCCGTGTGGTGAACCGCGCCAATATCAACTTTGCGGCCTATACCGCGCGCAACTTCCCCTACGCGATCAAGCAGCCGCCAAGCTCGCGCAATGCGCTGGGGCTGGTGAAGTTCATGTTCCCCAACAAATACAACATCTATCTGCATGACACGCCGCAGAAGAGCCTGTTTGCCCGCGATGTGCGCGCCTTCAGCCACGGCTGTATCCGGCTTCAGCAGCCTTTCGAGTTTGCCTATGAGCTTCTGAGCAAGCAGACGGATGACCCCGAGGGGCTGTTCCATTCCAAGCTCAGGACCGGGGCGGAAACCAAGGTCGATCTGGAGCAGCCGCTGCCGGTGCATATCATGTATCGTACGGCCTTCATCGACGCCAAGGGGCGCGCGCAGTATCGCGACGATGTCTATGGCCGCGATGCGCTGATCTGGCAGGCGCTGGAACGCGAGGGGGTTTCCCTGCCTGACATTCAGGGCTAA
- a CDS encoding UDP-3-O-(3-hydroxymyristoyl)glucosamine N-acyltransferase — MAHSVKEIAAALEAEAFGAVDIEVTGAAEPADAGATDLALAMKPAYAEALGQGQARAAMLWAGADWQALGLEAAILVPRPRYAMAGLTQMLDPGEGWEAGVVHPSAVIDPGAELGEGVTVGPLAVIARGARIGAGSVIGPQCFVGVGAEIGEGCTLREGARVAARVRLGRGVILQPGAVIGGDGFSYVTPEVSAIEKVRETLKDTGDAEAQAYARIHSLGSVWLQDGVEVGANTTIDRGTIRDTVIGARTKIDNLVQIGHNCITGTDCLICGMAGLAGSVTLGDNVVMGGRSAVADNTRIGSNVVLSGGTKVISNVPDGRVMMGYPATKMDTQIELYKYQRRLGRLFADVAALKKTVLKGGKSD, encoded by the coding sequence ATGGCCCATTCGGTGAAAGAGATTGCAGCGGCGCTGGAGGCGGAGGCCTTTGGCGCCGTTGACATTGAGGTGACCGGTGCGGCGGAGCCTGCGGATGCGGGCGCGACCGATCTGGCGCTGGCGATGAAGCCCGCCTATGCCGAGGCTCTGGGGCAGGGGCAGGCCCGTGCGGCCATGCTCTGGGCCGGGGCCGACTGGCAGGCGCTGGGGCTGGAGGCAGCGATTCTGGTGCCGCGCCCGCGCTATGCCATGGCGGGGCTGACGCAGATGCTGGACCCCGGTGAGGGCTGGGAGGCGGGTGTCGTGCACCCGTCGGCGGTGATCGATCCCGGTGCGGAGCTGGGCGAGGGGGTCACGGTGGGCCCGCTGGCGGTGATTGCGCGTGGCGCACGGATCGGCGCCGGATCGGTGATCGGCCCGCAATGTTTTGTCGGGGTCGGGGCAGAGATCGGCGAGGGCTGTACCTTGCGCGAAGGGGCCAGGGTGGCCGCGCGCGTGCGCCTGGGCCGGGGCGTCATCCTGCAGCCGGGGGCGGTCATCGGCGGCGACGGGTTTTCCTATGTCACCCCCGAGGTCTCGGCCATCGAGAAGGTGCGCGAGACGCTGAAGGATACCGGAGATGCCGAGGCACAGGCCTATGCCCGCATTCACTCGCTCGGCTCGGTCTGGCTTCAGGATGGCGTCGAGGTGGGGGCCAACACCACCATTGACCGCGGCACGATCCGCGACACGGTGATCGGCGCACGCACCAAGATCGATAACCTTGTGCAGATCGGCCATAACTGCATCACCGGCACCGATTGCCTGATCTGCGGCATGGCCGGGCTGGCAGGCTCTGTGACGCTGGGCGACAACGTGGTGATGGGCGGGCGTTCGGCGGTGGCCGATAACACGCGCATTGGCAGCAATGTGGTGCTGTCGGGCGGCACCAAGGTGATCTCGAACGTGCCGGATGGGCGGGTGATGATGGGATACCCCGCCACCAAGATGGACACGCAGATCGAGCTCTACAAATATCAGCGCCGGCTGGGGCGGCTCTTCGCTGATGTCGCAGCCCTCAAGAAAACGGTTTTAAAAGGCGGAAAGAGCGACTAA
- a CDS encoding acyl carrier protein, whose product MSIRDRVINIIAEQAVLEPEDVTMESTLESLGIDSLGLVESIFAIEEEFDISVPFNANAPSESDFDISSVASIVAGIEQLVKEQS is encoded by the coding sequence ATGAGCATCAGGGATCGCGTCATCAACATCATCGCCGAACAGGCGGTGCTTGAGCCGGAAGATGTGACGATGGAGAGCACGCTGGAAAGCCTCGGCATCGACAGTCTGGGGCTGGTGGAGAGCATCTTTGCCATCGAGGAAGAGTTCGACATTTCGGTGCCGTTCAATGCCAACGCGCCCAGCGAGAGCGATTTCGACATTTCAAGCGTGGCCTCCATTGTGGCGGGGATCGAACAGCTGGTGAAAGAACAGTCGTGA
- a CDS encoding beta-ketoacyl-[acyl-carrier-protein] synthase family protein, producing MKRVVITGAGTINALGQDVPSTLEAMREGRCGISELEFRDVERLAIRIGGQVKGYEPEDRFNRQQLALYDRFTQFTLIAARQAIAQAGLEFAGELAARAGVVLGNSGGGMTTLDENYRSVYEEGKNRVHPFVVPKLMNNAAASHVSMEFNLKGPSFTVATACASSNHAMAQAFQMVHGGISPVMIAGGSESMLCFGGVKAWEGLRVMSKDACRPFSANRNGMVQGEGAGIFVFEEYEHARARGAEMLAEVAGFAMSSDAADIVMPSKQGAARAIKGAMQDARVNPEEVGYINAHGTGTAANDKTESAAVADVFGAHADKLMMSSTKSMHGHLIGGTGAVELLACIMALRDGVIAPTIGYEEPDPECALDVVPNEAREAHVEVALSNAFAFGGLNAVLALKRV from the coding sequence GTGAAACGGGTGGTGATCACCGGCGCAGGCACGATCAATGCCCTGGGCCAGGATGTGCCCTCGACGCTGGAAGCGATGCGCGAGGGGCGCTGTGGCATCTCGGAGCTGGAGTTTCGCGATGTGGAGCGGCTGGCCATCCGCATTGGCGGGCAGGTGAAGGGCTATGAGCCCGAGGACCGGTTCAACCGGCAGCAACTCGCCCTGTATGACCGGTTCACCCAGTTCACGCTGATCGCGGCACGTCAGGCGATTGCGCAGGCGGGGCTGGAATTTGCCGGAGAGCTAGCGGCGCGGGCGGGCGTGGTGCTGGGCAATTCGGGCGGCGGGATGACAACGCTCGATGAAAATTACCGCTCGGTCTATGAGGAAGGCAAGAACCGGGTGCATCCCTTTGTCGTGCCCAAGCTGATGAACAACGCGGCGGCGAGCCATGTGTCGATGGAGTTCAACCTGAAGGGGCCGAGCTTTACCGTCGCGACCGCCTGTGCCAGCTCTAATCACGCAATGGCGCAGGCCTTTCAGATGGTGCATGGCGGGATTTCCCCGGTGATGATCGCGGGCGGGTCGGAAAGCATGCTGTGCTTCGGCGGGGTCAAGGCCTGGGAAGGGCTGCGCGTGATGTCGAAGGATGCGTGCCGTCCGTTCTCGGCCAACCGCAACGGGATGGTGCAGGGCGAGGGGGCCGGCATTTTCGTCTTTGAGGAATACGAGCATGCCCGCGCGCGCGGGGCTGAGATGCTGGCCGAGGTGGCCGGCTTTGCCATGTCCTCGGACGCGGCGGATATCGTGATGCCCTCCAAGCAGGGCGCGGCGCGCGCGATCAAGGGCGCGATGCAGGATGCGCGGGTGAACCCCGAAGAGGTGGGCTACATCAATGCCCACGGCACCGGCACGGCGGCCAATGACAAGACCGAAAGTGCCGCCGTGGCGGATGTGTTCGGGGCGCATGCGGACAAGCTGATGATGTCGTCCACGAAGTCGATGCACGGGCATCTCATTGGCGGCACCGGGGCGGTGGAGCTGCTGGCCTGTATCATGGCGCTGCGCGACGGCGTGATCGCACCCACCATCGGCTATGAGGAGCCGGACCCGGAATGCGCGCTCGACGTGGTGCCCAACGAGGCGCGCGAGGCGCATGTCGAGGTGGCGCTGAGCAACGCCTTTGCCTTTGGCGGGCTCAATGCGGTTCTGGCGCTGAAGCGGGTTTGA
- a CDS encoding invasion associated locus B family protein, giving the protein MSKLLYTLPMLALLGLAGAVQAQDNTAATTEEPAAEGTETSGADTGLDMGQEVVEDPTYIKAEYGDWQLKCFRSEAEEDPCQMFQLLREESGNPIAEFSLFRLPEGSQAVAGATIVVPLGTLLTEQLKIAVDSGKAKGYSYSFCSLVGCYARIGLTKADLDAFRRGIAANLTIVPAQAPDQQVTIKASLKGFTAAFENASVLEN; this is encoded by the coding sequence ATGTCCAAACTACTTTACACCCTGCCGATGCTGGCCCTGCTGGGCCTCGCCGGTGCCGTGCAGGCGCAAGACAACACCGCCGCAACCACCGAAGAACCCGCTGCCGAAGGCACTGAGACCTCCGGGGCCGATACCGGGCTCGACATGGGTCAGGAGGTCGTCGAAGACCCGACCTATATCAAAGCGGAGTACGGCGACTGGCAACTCAAATGCTTCCGCTCGGAGGCCGAGGAAGACCCCTGCCAGATGTTCCAGCTTCTGCGCGAAGAGAGCGGCAACCCGATTGCCGAGTTTTCCCTGTTCCGCCTGCCCGAAGGCAGCCAGGCCGTGGCCGGGGCCACCATCGTGGTGCCGCTGGGCACGCTTCTGACCGAACAGCTCAAGATCGCTGTCGATAGCGGCAAGGCCAAGGGGTATTCCTATTCCTTCTGCAGCCTTGTGGGCTGTTACGCGCGCATCGGCCTGACCAAGGCCGACCTCGACGCCTTCCGGCGCGGTATCGCGGCCAACCTGACCATCGTCCCGGCGCAGGCCCCTGACCAGCAGGTGACGATCAAGGCATCGCTGAAGGGCTTCACCGCCGCGTTCGAAAACGCCTCGGTGCTGGAAAACTGA
- a CDS encoding helicase HerA-like domain-containing protein encodes MENQVFIGGGGPDYGEKQGLRLKYANRHGLIAGATGTGKTVTLQILAEGFSKAGVPVFLSDVKGDLSGLAASGSVGFKLHDAFTKRAATIGFDDYSYEAFPVTFWDLFGDQGHPVRTTVAEMGPLLLSRLMGLTDAQEGVLNIAFRVADEEGMPLLDLKDLQALLVWVGENNKALGLRYGNVSAQSVGAIQRQLLVLENQGGTEIFGEPALALDDLMRTAEDGRGMVNILAADKLMGSPRLYATFLLWLLSELFENLPEVGDPDKPKLVFFFDEAHLLFDDAPDALVDKVEQVARLIRSKGVGVFFITQNPDDVPEDILGQLGNRVQHALRAFTARDQKALARAAETYRPNPSFDTAQAIREVGVGEAVTSMLEDKGVPGVVERTLIRPPSSQLGPISLAERRAVMAASPMAGKYDEVLDRRSAYEILAARAEEAARQAEAEEARIEEDESLTPAEREFNAGRRYSGKKVTRSTSRSTRRRGDSFGEAMTKVVIKELKGTTGRRIVRGILGGLFKGR; translated from the coding sequence TTGGAAAATCAGGTATTTATTGGCGGCGGTGGGCCAGATTATGGTGAAAAGCAGGGGCTCAGGCTGAAATATGCCAATCGGCACGGGCTGATTGCGGGGGCCACGGGCACCGGCAAGACTGTGACCCTGCAGATTTTGGCCGAAGGGTTCTCGAAGGCGGGGGTGCCGGTGTTTCTGTCGGATGTGAAGGGCGATCTGTCGGGGCTGGCGGCCTCGGGCAGTGTCGGCTTCAAGCTGCATGACGCCTTCACCAAGCGCGCGGCCACCATCGGGTTCGACGATTACAGCTATGAGGCGTTTCCGGTCACCTTCTGGGATCTTTTCGGCGATCAGGGCCATCCGGTCCGCACCACGGTGGCCGAGATGGGCCCGCTTCTGCTGAGCCGCCTGATGGGGCTGACCGACGCGCAGGAGGGGGTGCTGAACATCGCCTTCCGCGTGGCCGATGAGGAGGGCATGCCGCTTCTGGATCTGAAGGATCTGCAGGCGCTGCTGGTCTGGGTCGGAGAGAACAACAAGGCGCTGGGGCTGCGCTATGGCAATGTCTCGGCGCAATCGGTGGGGGCCATTCAACGGCAGCTTCTGGTGCTGGAGAACCAGGGCGGCACGGAGATTTTCGGCGAGCCCGCACTGGCGCTGGACGACCTGATGCGCACCGCCGAGGACGGGCGCGGGATGGTCAACATCCTGGCCGCGGACAAGCTGATGGGCAGTCCGCGGCTTTACGCGACCTTCCTGTTGTGGCTTCTGAGCGAGCTTTTCGAGAACCTGCCGGAGGTGGGCGACCCGGACAAGCCCAAGCTGGTCTTCTTCTTCGACGAGGCGCATCTTCTGTTTGACGATGCGCCCGATGCGCTGGTCGACAAGGTCGAGCAGGTGGCGCGACTGATCCGGTCGAAGGGGGTCGGGGTCTTTTTCATCACCCAGAACCCCGATGACGTGCCCGAAGACATTCTCGGGCAGCTTGGCAACCGGGTGCAGCACGCCTTGCGCGCCTTCACCGCGCGGGATCAGAAGGCGCTGGCGCGGGCGGCCGAGACCTACCGTCCGAACCCGAGCTTCGACACGGCGCAGGCCATTCGCGAGGTGGGCGTAGGCGAGGCGGTAACCTCGATGCTGGAAGACAAGGGCGTGCCCGGCGTGGTGGAGCGCACGTTGATCCGGCCCCCGTCGTCGCAGCTTGGCCCGATCAGCCTGGCCGAGCGCCGCGCGGTGATGGCGGCCTCGCCCATGGCGGGGAAATATGACGAGGTGCTGGACCGCAGATCGGCCTATGAGATCCTGGCGGCACGGGCCGAGGAGGCGGCACGGCAGGCCGAGGCGGAAGAGGCGCGTATCGAAGAGGATGAGAGCCTGACCCCGGCGGAGCGCGAGTTCAATGCCGGGCGGCGCTACAGCGGCAAGAAGGTGACCCGCTCAACCTCGCGCAGCACGCGGCGGCGCGGCGACAGCTTTGGTGAGGCGATGACCAAGGTGGTGATCAAGGAGCTGAAGGGCACCACCGGGCGCCGGATCGTGCGGGGCATTCTGGGCGGTCTTTTCAAAGGCCGGTGA
- a CDS encoding phosphotransferase, which yields MSGPTPPLSELDGTMQIVARFEEARAADPALAEAELDELKRLVPGKRAMLSGRWQGRAAIFRMHLDPASHAPGNEWAEMTRAWPHMQGKTLRIAEPLHVNEEFGLLVIEDIPGTPLMQHMWHLDPADRAPCLPQAAAWLRAYTANSEITAKPRAAVWLQKAAAAAATQPHPKLQRRERKILRHLKRLAPLCDDLPWRHAISHGDFHPNNLIVGEDRLTGIDLGGSATIPIYKDMARFLMHMGRRGLIPSGEARFGVDARGIDAFAGAFSLSAQERDLILPFMLGVEALIRVEHAGIKRGRVRRAAEMSDRLIADLDTL from the coding sequence ATGTCCGGCCCCACCCCTCCCTTGTCCGAGCTTGACGGCACGATGCAGATCGTCGCCCGCTTCGAGGAGGCCCGCGCCGCCGATCCCGCGCTGGCCGAGGCCGAGCTTGATGAGCTCAAACGCCTCGTGCCGGGCAAGCGCGCGATGCTGTCAGGCCGGTGGCAGGGCCGCGCCGCGATCTTCCGCATGCATCTCGATCCCGCCTCACACGCCCCCGGAAACGAATGGGCCGAGATGACCCGCGCCTGGCCGCATATGCAGGGCAAGACCCTGCGCATCGCCGAGCCGCTGCATGTCAACGAAGAGTTCGGCCTGCTGGTGATCGAGGACATTCCCGGCACGCCGCTGATGCAGCATATGTGGCATCTGGACCCCGCCGACCGCGCGCCCTGCCTGCCGCAGGCCGCCGCCTGGCTGCGCGCCTATACAGCGAATTCCGAGATCACCGCCAAGCCGCGCGCCGCTGTCTGGCTGCAGAAGGCCGCGGCCGCCGCCGCGACACAGCCCCACCCCAAGCTGCAACGCCGCGAGCGCAAGATCCTGCGGCACCTTAAGCGCCTTGCCCCGCTTTGCGATGACCTGCCCTGGCGCCACGCGATCAGCCATGGCGATTTCCACCCCAACAACCTGATCGTCGGCGAGGACCGTCTGACCGGCATCGATCTCGGCGGCTCCGCCACGATCCCGATCTACAAGGACATGGCCCGGTTCCTGATGCATATGGGCCGGCGCGGGCTGATCCCCTCGGGCGAGGCCCGGTTCGGGGTGGATGCACGCGGGATCGACGCCTTTGCCGGCGCCTTCTCGCTCAGCGCGCAAGAGCGTGACCTGATCCTGCCCTTCATGCTGGGGGTCGAGGCGCTCATCCGTGTCGAACATGCCGGGATCAAACGCGGCCGGGTGCGCCGCGCCGCGGAGATGTCGGACAGGCTGATTGCCGATCTCGACACGCTTTGA
- a CDS encoding exodeoxyribonuclease VII small subunit, with translation MSDAAISEMSFEEAMRELEAVVGKLERGDVALEDSIKLYERGAELKARCEAKLKEAEEKVAAITLGADGQPTGTTPVEGM, from the coding sequence ATGAGTGATGCCGCCATTTCCGAGATGTCGTTTGAAGAGGCCATGCGCGAGCTGGAGGCCGTGGTCGGCAAGCTGGAGCGGGGCGATGTGGCGCTGGAGGACAGCATCAAGCTGTATGAACGCGGGGCCGAGCTGAAGGCGCGGTGCGAGGCCAAGCTGAAAGAGGCCGAAGAGAAGGTCGCCGCGATCACGCTGGGCGCCGACGGCCAGCCGACGGGAACCACCCCGGTCGAGGGGATGTAA
- a CDS encoding polyprenyl synthetase family protein, translated as MQERQAEIRRAVDAQFERVLAPFGAGDVAQAMRYATRGGKRVRAFLVMESARLHDIAQAQSIWPACAIEAMHAYSLVHDDLPCMDDDDMRRGQPTVHRKWDEATAVLTGDALQALAFEMVAHPDVSASGDVRAHLGLTLAQAAGGQGMVLGQALDIAAETADSPLTLDEITTLQAGKTGALIRWAALAGPRLAEADESALASYAEALGLAFQIQDDIIDVTGDAQAAGKAVGKDAAAGKATFVSLLGLEAAKRRAQSLVDQACDAISCYGDKAQSLQRLAQFVIARQT; from the coding sequence GTGCAGGAGAGACAGGCCGAGATCCGCCGCGCGGTCGACGCGCAGTTCGAGCGTGTGCTGGCCCCGTTCGGTGCAGGCGATGTGGCGCAGGCGATGCGCTATGCCACGCGCGGGGGCAAACGGGTTCGGGCGTTTCTGGTGATGGAGAGCGCGCGTCTGCACGACATCGCGCAGGCGCAGTCCATCTGGCCGGCCTGTGCGATCGAGGCGATGCACGCCTATTCCCTTGTCCACGACGATCTGCCCTGCATGGACGATGACGACATGCGCCGGGGCCAGCCGACGGTGCACCGCAAATGGGACGAGGCGACGGCGGTGCTGACGGGTGATGCCTTGCAGGCGCTGGCGTTCGAAATGGTGGCGCATCCGGACGTGTCCGCAAGCGGCGACGTGCGCGCGCATCTGGGCCTGACGCTGGCGCAGGCGGCGGGCGGGCAGGGGATGGTTCTGGGTCAGGCGCTAGATATCGCGGCGGAGACGGCGGACAGCCCCCTGACCCTGGACGAGATCACAACCCTGCAGGCGGGCAAGACCGGCGCTCTGATCCGCTGGGCCGCGCTGGCCGGGCCGCGCCTGGCCGAGGCCGACGAGAGCGCGCTTGCTTCCTATGCCGAGGCGCTGGGGCTGGCCTTCCAGATCCAGGATGACATCATCGACGTGACCGGCGATGCGCAGGCCGCGGGCAAGGCCGTGGGCAAGGATGCCGCCGCCGGCAAGGCCACATTCGTGTCGCTTCTGGGGTTGGAGGCGGCGAAACGCCGGGCGCAATCCCTTGTGGATCAGGCCTGTGACGCTATCTCTTGTTACGGAGACAAGGCCCAGAGCTTGCAGCGGCTGGCGCAGTTCGTTATCGCTCGCCAGACCTGA